The Thermosipho melanesiensis BI429 sequence ATTACTATCGCATCTACTTTTCCTTTCAAAACTGCACACATTCCACCTATTTCTTTTGCAATCTGATACACCATTGCATCAACAAAAAATCTTTCCTCATCACTACCTTCCTCTAAAATCTTTTTCACATCATTTGTTCCAACGTAAGCAACTAATCCACCTTTTCCAACGAATAGTTTCTTAAGTTCATTTTTTGAATACTTACCTGAAAAGCAAAGCTTTACAACATCTCCTACGGGAAGTTCTCCTGTTCTTTCTGGACTAAATGGTCCTTCATCATTTGCATTATTTACATCTATCATTCTTCCCTTTTCATGAGCTGTAACTGAAATACCTCCTCCAAGATGAGCAATAACCATATTAAGCTCTTCGTACTTTTTTCCAAGCTGACTTGCCACTTCCCTCGCCACTGCTTTTATATTCAACGCATGAGCAAGACTTAATCTTTCAATTTCAGGTATTCCTGATATTCTTGCTTCATCTATCATCTCATCCACAGAAACGGGATCTGTAATATATACAGGTATTCTTCCGCTAGATAGAGAAAAACCAATTACCGCAGCCAAATTTGAGGCATGCTTAACCTTTGTTTTGTTTTTCAAATAATCAACCATATTTTCATCTACGACATATGTTCCACTCTCAAGCGGTGGAAGAATTCCCCCTCTACATGCAATTGCGGAAAAATCTTCAATTTTATACCCTTCTGATTCAATAAAATCTAAAATTGCCTTTTTCCTAAACTCTTCTTGCTCCATAATATCGTTGAATTTTTCAAGTTCATCCACATCGTGTCTTAAAGTTCTTTGAACAAGTTTTTTATTATCGGCAAAAATGGCAACTTTTGTACTTGTAGAACCAGGGTTAATTGTTAAAATTAACACTATATCAACCCCTCGTTCCTACCATATTCAAGAATAACCTCTTTCAATCTTTTTACCCCTTCTATTATCTTTTCATGTGGAGGCAAACAAAATGACATTCTCATCGATGGAGATTTGCTATCATCTGGTGTAAATGCTTGTCCTGGTATGTAAAATACCAATTTTTTCTTTGCAATCTCAAACATTTCCAAAGTATCAAAACCTTCTGGTAGAGTTACCCAGGTAAACAATCCTCCTGAAGGATATATCCACTTAATTCCCTTTATATCAGAAAAGTATTCTTCAAAGGCCTTTATCATTGTATCTCTCTTAGATTTATACAACTTAATCGTTGGAGTAATCTGTTCAATTAAATCGTATCTTTCAAGGTATCTCGCAGCAATTCTTTGTGTAAGTGCGGGACTACACAAATCCGTTCCCTGTTTTGCAAGTACAAACTTTCTAACTATTTCTTTATCAGCAATAACAGCTCCAATCCTTAATCCTGGAGCAAGAATTTTACTAAATGTATTTAATAATATTACCCTTTCTTTACCAGCCAATTTAAATAATGATGGTAAGTGCTCACCTTCAAACCTTAGCAAACCATATGGATCATCTTCAATTATTAAAAGATCATATTTTTCTGCAAGTTCTATTATTCTTTTTCTCTTCTCAAGTGACAATGTAGCACCGGCAGGATTGTGGAAATTTGGAATTACATAAATAAACTTTACTTTTTTTATTTCTCCTTTTTCATCTAACTCTTTCAACTTTTTCTCAAGAACTTCCACATTCATTCCATCATCTTCCAAAGATACTGAAACAAATTTTGAAAACCTCATTCTAAAAGCACTTGCTGCACCCAAATAAAATGGATTTTCAACTATTGCAATACTTTCCTCATCCAAGAAAACCTTTCCCGCAAGTTCTAATGCTTGTTGCGAACCTGTAGTAAACATTATGTTAGTTTCATCAAGTCCGTTAATTCCATAAATCTTATCTAAAAGATTCAACATCTGTTTCGCAAGTTCCAAGTCACCTTCTGTTGTGCTGTATTGTAGAACATAACTATACTCATTTTCTATTACTTCTGCTGCGATTTTGGAAAGCTCGTGTCTCGGGAAGGTTTCAGGATCTGGAACACCACCACCAAAGGAAATAGCGTTAGGAACAGATGCATATTTTAGTAATTCTCTTATTAAGGAGGATTTCAGATTATTACCCAATTTTGAATATTTTAATTCATAATTCATGTTTTCACCTCCAAAAATATATTTAATTTTCATTATTTGCAACAATTTGCATGCAATTTTTTGCAATTTTTAAAAATTGAAATAATTCTATAATAAGTGTACAATATAAATAGAAATAAGTAAAACTCCAAATAAGCAAGTTTAAGGCAAAAAATTTGAATTTTTTCTTAATTATTAAAAAATACTCTCCATAAGCTGTATTTACAATTTATACATTTAATTTAAAATTAAGATGTAAAGTATTTTAAAATTTAGGAGGTGGACATATGATAAAAAAGAACTATCTACTCGCTCCAGGACCAACACCAGTACCATTTGATATTTTACTTGAAGGTGCACGTGAAACAATTCACCACAGAACCCCGCAATTTGTTAGCATATTGGAAGAAACGTTAAATGAGTTGAAATATCTCTTCCAAACCGAAAATAAGGTTTATACTTTATTATCTTCCGGTACAGGTGCTCTTGAAGCCGCGATAACCAATCTTTTAAATCCCGGAGACAAAGCTATAATTGTAGAAGCTGGTAAATTTGGAGAGAGATGGAGAGAAATTGCAGAAAGATTCAATATCAACGTTGTTTCAATAAAGTTGGAATGGGGAGAGGCGGTAACTCCAGAACAAATTAAAGAAGCCATCGAAAAACATCCTGATGCAAAGGCTGTTTTCACAACCTATAGCGAAACATCAACAGGTACAGTAATAGATCTTGAAGGTATCGCAAAAGTAACTAGAAATACTGATGTTGTCTTAGTTACCGATGCTGTAAGTGCTCTACTTGCAGAACCACTAAAGATGGATGAATGGGGAATAGACGTTGTAGTAAGTGGTTCGCAAAAAGGTGTAATGCTACCACCTGGTCTTGCTTTCATTGCGCTTAACGATAAAGCTTGGAAGTTGGTAGAAAAATCCAATAACTCAAGTTATTATTTCAATCTTAAAGCCTATGCTAAAAAATACCCCGATAATCCATGGACACCAGGTGTAAATCTAATTTACATGTTAAGAAAAGCAATAAAAATTATAAAAGAAGAAGGGATAGAAAATGTTTGGGAAAGGCATAGAATACTCGCAGATGCCACAAGAGCAGCAGTAAATGCAATGGGATTGGAATTATTCTCAAAAAGACCAGGAAACGTTGCCACCGCAGTCAAAGTACCAGAAGGCATTGACGGAAACAAATTAACTAAAATAATGAGAGACAAATACGGTGTAACCATCGCAGGTGGCCAAGAACATCTAAAAGGAAAAATATTCAGAATTTCTACTCTTGGTTACCTAAGTATTTTTGATACTATTGTAGGAATATCCGCTTTAGAATTTACACTAAACGAACTTGGATACAAAGTAGAATTTGGCACCGGTATAAAAGCAGCTCAAGAAGTGCTTTTCAAGGAGGTCAATAAATAATGAGAATTCACGTAAATGACCCTCTTGATAAAGTCGCTATGGAAAGACTCAAAAAATCTGGTCATACAGTTACTGATGTACACCTTGAAAAAGATGAACTCATAAAAGAAATGTCAGACATTGACGTATTGGTTGTAAGAAGTGCTACGAAGGTTACCGCAGATGTTATTGAAGCTGGTAAAAGACTTAAAATCATTGCAAGAGCAGGAACAGGATTAGACAATGTTGATGTAGAAAAAGCAAAAGAAAAAGGTATAAAAGTCTTAAACACACCGGGAGCCAACGGAATTTCCGTGGCTGAATTAGCCATTGGATTGATGATTGCCTGTGCAAGACATATAGCAAAAGGAACATTAGATTTAAAATCAGGAGAATGGACAAAAAAACAATTAAAAGGACACGAACTTTATAAAAGAACAGTTGGTATAATTGGATTTGGAAATATCGGAAAAGAAGTGGCAAAAAGATTGCTTGCATTTGATATGAATGTTCTTGCATACGATCCTTTCATAAAAGAAACAGATTTAAACGTTAAACTCGTAGATTTAGACACAATTTTTAAAGAATCAGATTTTATCACTATACATGTTCCAAAAACTCCTGAAACCACACACCTTATAAACAAAGAAGCATTTGAATTAATGAAGGATGGAGTAATTATAGTAAACGCAGCACGTGGTGGAGTTGTAGACGAGGAAGCTTTGTACAACGCTCTTGTTTCTGGCAAAGTTTATGCCGCTGGGTTAGACGTTTTTGAAGTTGAACCGCCTAATGACGAACTAAGAAAAAAATTACTTGAGCTACCAAACATCGTCGCAACTCCGCATATAGGAGCATCAACAAAAGAAGCTCAACTTAGGGTAGGACAAATAATAGTAGACAAGATATTGAATGAAATTGAAAAAATCTAAAATTCTTGAAAAACAAACCCTTCCAAAGCTGGAAGGGTTTGTTGGTTTATATTTCCTCTTCAACAGTCTTTATTTCTTTTCTTTCATTTCCCGCCTTTATTATTGCAACTATTCCTTCAATAATTATCCAAAGCGCTATAACAAATGTCACAATAGTTACAAATATTAACAATCCATTATGGGTCAAAATAAACTTTTTTAAGTTAATCAATGTTGCATACAATGTTATTATCATCATAAATAACATAGGAAGCCCCGTAATCCAAATGGGTTTGCCTTTTTTAGCCAAATAAACTGTACCAATAAGCAGAGCCAACCCAGCTAACAATTGATTCAACGCTCCAAATACAGGCCACAATATTAACGCACCTCTACCACCTTCAGCGGATAATGCCAATGCTAATGCCGCCAAAATTACAATTGCTGTAGAAACATATCTATTTTTTAATGGTTTTACCACAACTTCTTTTTTCTTATTAGAGAATAATTCTTGTAACGCAAATCTTTGAATTCTCGCTGAAGAATCCATAGTGGTTCCAGCAAATGAAACAATAAATACCGCCATTATTGTTCTTGCCAAATCAAGAGGTATACCATACGAATGCATTAAATTAGCCGAACCATTTATAACCGCAGATAATTTTGCACTCAAACCACTTGCTGCTGCCCAAGAAGCATAATGCGATGTAAATGCCTCCACACCTCCACCATTCATTCCCAATCCAGCTGTTACAGCAATAATCACTATTGTTGCAAGAACGCCTTCTAAAATCATACCACCATAACCAATAGGAAGTGCATCTGTCTCTTTTTCAAGTTGTTTTACAGTTGTACCAGATGCAGCTAGACTATGAAACCCAGAAATAGCTCCACATGCTATTGTTATAAACAAAATTGGGAAAAGTGGTGGGGCATCAGCAACTGTTTGAAATGCAGGAGCAACAATTTTGGGATGCCCTACTATAATTCCTATTACTAATAACGCCATTGCAATTAATAACTCATGTGAGTTTATGTAATCCCTTGGCTGTAACAACTTATGAACCGGTAATGTTGAAGCTAGGAATACATATATCATTAAAATATACATCCAATTAACTACAGATATGCCTTTTATAGGCATTACAACACCTATAGCTATCGTCAAATACATCAAAATAATAGCAATGATTGAATACAATTTATCACTTTTTCCTTTGTTATAAACCATATAGCTTAACCACATTGCAATAGGTATCTCCATCCATACAGGAAAAACCGATTCAGGATACATATTAAACAATAAAGCAACAATTAATCCAAAAACAGCTAAAACTATCCAAAGTAAAAATTGTATTAAAATTAAAAATATTTTTGCAGTTCTTTCATTAATTAAATCGCCTGTAAGCTCACCTATTGTTTTTCCCTGATGACGTGCAGATACAATTAACGATGTAAAATCGTGAACTGCACCCATAAATATAGAACCAAAAAATACCCATATAAATGCCGGAACCCAACCCCAAATTACACCTATAGCCGGCCCAACAATAGGACCTGTTCCAGCAATAGTAGTAAAATGATGCCCCAACAAAATATGTTTTTTCGTTGGAACAAAATCGACTCCATCCTCAAATTCTTTTGATGGAACAATGTTTTTGTCGTTAAGCTTAAATATCTTTCTTGATATCCACTTACCATATGTGTTATACGCTATCCAATAACCAAAGAAGGCCAAAATTGCTAAAATTAATGAATTCATAAAAACTCCCTCCTTTAAAGTTTGTACACAAAAAAGTTTATCAGTTATTATATTAACTTAACAGTTAAACATATTAAAAAATGGCCTAAATAGTTCCTTTTTTAGGCTAAAAGAAAAAACATTTTCTTGACAAATATACATTTAAATTTTTAATACATTTCTTATATCTCTTATATGTGTTTTACCAATTGGAATAATCTTGCCACCTTTTAATTGGAGGGAGTTTAAATTTTTAATAAATCTTTCAACATAATCGATGTTTACAATGTAAGATTTATGCACTCTTATAAAATTAGATGGAAGCTCTTTTTCTAATTTGCTTAGGTTTTTAAAATGTTTTAATACAAATTCTCCTTTGTCAGTAATTACCAAAATCCTTTTTTCAAAATATTCAAAAAAATATACATCACTAAAATCCAAAAATACTATCTCTTTGTTATTTTCCACCGAAATCTTTACTAATTTTTTATCTCTAAAAACTTCTTCTATTCTCCGCATTGTTTCGATAAACCTTACCTCAGAAATAGGCTTAGTTAAATAATCTAAAGCATTAACTTCAAATGCGTTTACTGCATACTCTGAATAAGCAGTAACAAACACCACTTTATACCGCTCAAGGTATTTTGCTGCTTTAATACCATTTATTCTTGGCATTTCAATGTCAAGAAAAATAACATCAACCTCATTTTTTATTTTACTTTTTAAAAATTCCTCAACACTTTCAAAGCATCCTTTTAGTTCAAATGGTGTAATTTGTATAATTAAATCTTTTAACATTTCTCTGGCATAATACTCATCATCAATTATTACTACCCTTATCATATTAATTCACCAACTTTAGAATCAAACTTTATTTCAACAACCACTCCACCAAAAAAATTGTTTTTTATATTAAATACATAATTATCACCAAATAACACCTTCAATCTTTTCTTAATTAATAAAAGCCCTTTACCAGTTTTTTTCATTTCACTAAATCCTTTCCCATTGTCTTCCACACAGATTTTAATCTTTTTATCAGATTTTGATATTGAAATTCTTATTAATAACTTTCCTCCCTTCATTCCATGTTTTATAGAATTTTCAACCAGCGGTTGTAATATAAAAGGGGGAATCAAATACTCTTCCAATTCTTTAGCTACTTTCACTTCATAATTTAACTTATCTTCAAAACGTAATTTCATCAACTCAAGATAGTTTTTTGTAAAATCTACTTCGTTTCTTACCGATACCAATTTGGAATTTTCATAAAGTGTATATCTTAGCAAACTTGATAAATTATCTATAAACTTATCAACTCTTTGAGGCTCTCTTCTTGAAATGTATTTTATCGCATTAAGCGTATTAAACAAAAAATGTGGACTCATGTTGGACATCAATTCTCTCATTTTTTCTTCAGTAGCAAGTTTTAAAGATTCGTTTATTTCTGAAATAGATATTATTAAAGACAAAACTTGAGCAAGTTTCTTTCCAAAAATAATATCCTTATTTTGCATACTATGGCTTTTTGAATAATACAATTTTAAAGTTCCAATTAAGTCACCATTTATATTATTCAGTGGTATTACAATAGCAGAAAAAAGAGGACAATTTTCTTTCTCACAATTTATTCCTTTTTTACCAACTACTTTTAATCCATACCCACTATTTATTACCTTTTTTGTTGCTTGAGTTTTTATCTTTTCACCACTAATATGATGATCATCTCCAATACCAACATGAGCTAAAATATATTCTTTATCCGTTAAAGCTACTGCATCAAAATCTGTGTTTTCAAGTATAACCTGAGCTATCAAAATTGCACTATTTTCGTTAAAACCTATTTCTATAGTATTTAAAATTCTTTCCATAATTACAAATATCGAACTTATAGTATTTTCTTCTACATTTTGAAGTTTTTCTTCTAAATTCCACATCATAAAGTTTAAAAAGGAAACACCTAAAGTATTGGTAATAACCATAGGAAATAATATTTTAAAAGTTATATCATAAGCCAAATAAAAAGGCTTTACCATTAAAAGCACATACATTAAATGAATTATTTCTATTAGTATCGTATAATACATAGTTCTAAAAAACGTAAAATGTTTTCTACCATAATACTCTGATAACACTCCACTTATAATTCCAGCTGTTAAAGTACCCAAAAAACAGGGAACAGCTGTAATACCTCCTAAGAATAATCTAAAACTTGCTGAAATAAACGCTGCAACAATCCCTCCAGACACACCTGCCAACATACCCGATAAAATAACCCCAATATCTCTATAATTCACAATAGCACCGTTGTATCTTATACCAAAAAGTGTCCCAAGTATTCCAAGAAATCCTCCAATAAACCCAATTACCATTTTATTCTTGGTAACTAATGACCTTCCAAAAATGTTTTTTATAAAATATGTCTGGAAAATTATATACGTTATTACCAATATTAATGATACCCTTTCAAGTAAAATCAAACTAATATTTGTTAACATGGATCCCTCATCATCGCCCTTTCACCAAAATCCCCTAAATCTCTTAATTCTGCATTTTCAATTTCTTTGAATTTCTTTCTAGCTTCTTTGTAGAAATTTGATGTTACATTTATTTCAATATAACCTTTTAATTCTTCCAACATCTCTTTGGCTTTCCCAAACGGTGGTCTTGATATGAACACTAAAACTTTTTTATATTGCTCTCTTACCTTCTTTATACTTCTAACATCAACAACACCTAATCCTATTCCATATAAAATCAATACCTTCATTATACCCCTCCAAAATTAAACTCCATTATAAATTTTACCATTCTTCATAAAAAATAAAAAAACTTCCGGATTTTTCTCCGGAAGTTTTTTGGTGGAGCCGATGGGATTTGAACCCACGGCCTCTACCGTGCGAAGGTAGCGCTCTCCCAACTGAGCTACGGCCCCATTACATTAATAATTTAGCATAGAAAATACTTAAAGTCAACTAACCACGACAACAAAATATTATTAAAAAGATTTTTTGTTTTTAACTATCTCTATTTTTCTCAACTAATGTATTAAAACAACACCATATTCTATCCTAAATTTAGAAGCTGTAACTTTTATTTTAAAAAAATAAAAAAATCCATCTTCAAAATCATTTGTTAGGTTTATGTTAACCAAATCAAATTCTAAGCAAAAGAACAGAATATATTTAACATTTCTTATTTTTTTTTAATATCAAAAATCAGCTAAAAAAAAATTAATTTTTTAAAGCTTTTCGCACGTTTTTATTTAATAGCCATACAATTTATAATTATGAAAACAATTGGAGGTGATTTTGTGCACGAAGCTTTAAAACTTGCTTATAAATACAAAGACGACATTGTACAATTTATGAGTAAATTAATAAAAACTAAAAGTTATTCTGGAAGTGAAGCTGAAGTAATTAAAGTTATAAATGATGAAATGGAAAAAGTGGGATTTAACGAAATAACAGTAGACGGTTTAGGAAATATTATCGGAAAAATAGGAAATGGAAAGACAACGATTGCAATGGATGCACATATTGATACTGTAGATATAGGAAATGAAAACCTCTGGGATTTTGAACCTTTTTCCGGGCATTTTGATGAAAAATATGTATATGGTAGGGGAGCATCAGATCAAAAAGCAGGAATGTGTTCTATGGTTTATGGAATCAAAATTTTAAAAGAACTAAATTTATTAGACAACTTCACATTATATGTAACAGGCACCGTTATGGAGGAAGATTGTGATGGATTATGTTGGCGATATATTATCGAAGAAGACAAAATTAAACCAGATTTCGTTCTAATAACTGAACCAACTTCTTTAAAGATAAACAGAGGACATAGGGGAAGAATAGAATTTAAAATAAGAACAAATGGTATATCTGCACACGCAAGTGCTCCAGAAAGAGGCGTCAATGCAATATATAAAATGGCAAAGATAATTACAGAAATAGAAAAATTAAATAATAAGCTTGAGAGTGATTCGGTTTTGGGAAAAGGTACAATAGTAGTTTCTCAAATTTTCTCCAAATCCCCTTCACAAAATGCTGTTCCCGACCAATGTGAAATTCATATTGACAGGAGAATAAACGAAAAAGAAACTAAAAAAATTGTCTTTGAAGAAATAACTGATATATTTGAAAAGGCGGGAATAAATGACGCAGAAATAATAGAATTATATTACAAAAAACCTTCATATACTGGAAAAGTTTATCTCACTGAAAAATACTTTCCCGCTTGGATTTTCCCAGAAGATAGTGAAATTGTAAAAAGTGCTGTAAAAAACTATGAAACCCTATTCGAAACAACTCCTACAATAGACAAATGGATTTTTTCAACCAATGGCACTGTAACCGCAGGGGTATACAACATTCCAACAGTGGGTTTCGGCCCAGGTGAAGAAAAATATGCCCACGCACCAAATGAAAGGGTTAAAATTGAGCATTTATTAAAAGCTGCAGCATTTTACGCAACATTTCCAAAAACATTAGTAAAAATGTTAAAGGGGGAATAAGTATGTCTACATTTTTTAGAGGAAGACATTTTTTAACAACACAGGATTTTACAAATGAAGAAATTGAAATAATGTTAGACCTCGCCCGTGAACTAAAGATAAAATTTAGTTATGGTGAACCCACACCATATTTACTTTACAAAACACTATTTTTAATATTTTTTGACGAAAGTACACGTACTAGAAATAGCATGCAAGCGGGAATTGCTCAACTTGGTGGTACAGGAATATTTTTAACACCTGATAAAATGCAAATAGCGCACGGTGAAGTTGCAAAAGATACGGGAATTATCTTATCAAGGTTTGGTAATGGCATTGGAATTAGATACTGCAAATTCAAAGAAGGAAATAAATATCTTAGGGAAATTGCCAAACATTCAAAAGCCCCTGTTATGAACCTACAAGATGATGTATATCATCCTTTCCAAGTACTTGCTGATGTGATGACTATCCAAGAACGATTTGGAAAAAATCTTAAAGGACTAAAAGTAGGAATTAGTTGGGCATACGCAGAAAGTCACTTAAAACCTCTCTCTGTCCCCCAATCACAAATACTACTATTTACAAGATTTGGAATGGATATTACACTTGCATATCCTGAAGGATTTGACCTAATGCCTGAAATAGCAAAAGAAGCAAAGAAAAATGCGGAAAAATATGGTGGAAAATTAAATATATCACATAAAATAGAAGATGCATTTAAAAACGTAGATGTTGTAATACCAAAAAATTGGGGTGGATTCTTCGTCTCAGATAATCCAGATGAAATTAGGGCAGAACAAGCAAAACACAAAAATTGGATTTGTACTGAAAAACTTATGAAATTAACAAAGAAAAATTCTATTTATATGCACGCACTTCCAGCAGACCGCGGAAAAGAAGTTGAAGACAGTGTAATTGATGGCCCACATTCCGTTGTCTATGATGAAGCTGAAAATAGGTTACATACAGCCAAAGCAGTAATGACACTACTTATGGGAGGAAGATTTTAAGTGTACGATGTTGGAATAATAAATGGAAAAGTATACTTAGGAGATTTTATATATGCAAATGTATATATAAAATCAGGAAAAATATATGATATAACAACTTCATATAAAGGATGCAAGAAAGAATACAATGCAAACGAAAACTTAGTGTTACCTGGCTTTATAGATCCACACGTCCATTTTGAATTAAACTTTGGAAAACATACATCGGTAGATGATTTCGAAAGTGGAAGTATTTCCGCTATATACGGTGGTATTACAACAATAATAGATTTTTTAGATCCAATATCACATATAAACGAACTTGATAAAAACTTTGAGAAAAGGCTAAATCTTGCAAAAAAATCATACATTGATTTCTCTTTTCACGTTACGCTGGGAAACTTTAAAGATAATATAGATGAGCTCTTGAAAAAAACTAAAAAACTT is a genomic window containing:
- a CDS encoding LytS/YhcK type 5TM receptor domain-containing protein, which encodes MLTNISLILLERVSLILVITYIIFQTYFIKNIFGRSLVTKNKMVIGFIGGFLGILGTLFGIRYNGAIVNYRDIGVILSGMLAGVSGGIVAAFISASFRLFLGGITAVPCFLGTLTAGIISGVLSEYYGRKHFTFFRTMYYTILIEIIHLMYVLLMVKPFYLAYDITFKILFPMVITNTLGVSFLNFMMWNLEEKLQNVEENTISSIFVIMERILNTIEIGFNENSAILIAQVILENTDFDAVALTDKEYILAHVGIGDDHHISGEKIKTQATKKVINSGYGLKVVGKKGINCEKENCPLFSAIVIPLNNINGDLIGTLKLYYSKSHSMQNKDIIFGKKLAQVLSLIISISEINESLKLATEEKMRELMSNMSPHFLFNTLNAIKYISRREPQRVDKFIDNLSSLLRYTLYENSKLVSVRNEVDFTKNYLELMKLRFEDKLNYEVKVAKELEEYLIPPFILQPLVENSIKHGMKGGKLLIRISISKSDKKIKICVEDNGKGFSEMKKTGKGLLLIKKRLKVLFGDNYVFNIKNNFFGGVVVEIKFDSKVGELI
- a CDS encoding carbon starvation protein A, whose protein sequence is MNSLILAILAFFGYWIAYNTYGKWISRKIFKLNDKNIVPSKEFEDGVDFVPTKKHILLGHHFTTIAGTGPIVGPAIGVIWGWVPAFIWVFFGSIFMGAVHDFTSLIVSARHQGKTIGELTGDLINERTAKIFLILIQFLLWIVLAVFGLIVALLFNMYPESVFPVWMEIPIAMWLSYMVYNKGKSDKLYSIIAIILMYLTIAIGVVMPIKGISVVNWMYILMIYVFLASTLPVHKLLQPRDYINSHELLIAMALLVIGIIVGHPKIVAPAFQTVADAPPLFPILFITIACGAISGFHSLAASGTTVKQLEKETDALPIGYGGMILEGVLATIVIIAVTAGLGMNGGGVEAFTSHYASWAAASGLSAKLSAVINGSANLMHSYGIPLDLARTIMAVFIVSFAGTTMDSSARIQRFALQELFSNKKKEVVVKPLKNRYVSTAIVILAALALALSAEGGRGALILWPVFGALNQLLAGLALLIGTVYLAKKGKPIWITGLPMLFMMIITLYATLINLKKFILTHNGLLIFVTIVTFVIALWIIIEGIVAIIKAGNERKEIKTVEEEI
- a CDS encoding LytR/AlgR family response regulator transcription factor — translated: MIRVVIIDDEYYAREMLKDLIIQITPFELKGCFESVEEFLKSKIKNEVDVIFLDIEMPRINGIKAAKYLERYKVVFVTAYSEYAVNAFEVNALDYLTKPISEVRFIETMRRIEEVFRDKKLVKISVENNKEIVFLDFSDVYFFEYFEKRILVITDKGEFVLKHFKNLSKLEKELPSNFIRVHKSYIVNIDYVERFIKNLNSLQLKGGKIIPIGKTHIRDIRNVLKI
- a CDS encoding PLP-dependent aminotransferase family protein — its product is MNYELKYSKLGNNLKSSLIRELLKYASVPNAISFGGGVPDPETFPRHELSKIAAEVIENEYSYVLQYSTTEGDLELAKQMLNLLDKIYGINGLDETNIMFTTGSQQALELAGKVFLDEESIAIVENPFYLGAASAFRMRFSKFVSVSLEDDGMNVEVLEKKLKELDEKGEIKKVKFIYVIPNFHNPAGATLSLEKRKRIIELAEKYDLLIIEDDPYGLLRFEGEHLPSLFKLAGKERVILLNTFSKILAPGLRIGAVIADKEIVRKFVLAKQGTDLCSPALTQRIAARYLERYDLIEQITPTIKLYKSKRDTMIKAFEEYFSDIKGIKWIYPSGGLFTWVTLPEGFDTLEMFEIAKKKLVFYIPGQAFTPDDSKSPSMRMSFCLPPHEKIIEGVKRLKEVILEYGRNEGLI
- a CDS encoding YgeY family selenium metabolism-linked hydrolase; the protein is MHEALKLAYKYKDDIVQFMSKLIKTKSYSGSEAEVIKVINDEMEKVGFNEITVDGLGNIIGKIGNGKTTIAMDAHIDTVDIGNENLWDFEPFSGHFDEKYVYGRGASDQKAGMCSMVYGIKILKELNLLDNFTLYVTGTVMEEDCDGLCWRYIIEEDKIKPDFVLITEPTSLKINRGHRGRIEFKIRTNGISAHASAPERGVNAIYKMAKIITEIEKLNNKLESDSVLGKGTIVVSQIFSKSPSQNAVPDQCEIHIDRRINEKETKKIVFEEITDIFEKAGINDAEIIELYYKKPSYTGKVYLTEKYFPAWIFPEDSEIVKSAVKNYETLFETTPTIDKWIFSTNGTVTAGVYNIPTVGFGPGEEKYAHAPNERVKIEHLLKAAAFYATFPKTLVKMLKGE
- a CDS encoding pyridoxal-phosphate-dependent aminotransferase family protein; this encodes MIKKNYLLAPGPTPVPFDILLEGARETIHHRTPQFVSILEETLNELKYLFQTENKVYTLLSSGTGALEAAITNLLNPGDKAIIVEAGKFGERWREIAERFNINVVSIKLEWGEAVTPEQIKEAIEKHPDAKAVFTTYSETSTGTVIDLEGIAKVTRNTDVVLVTDAVSALLAEPLKMDEWGIDVVVSGSQKGVMLPPGLAFIALNDKAWKLVEKSNNSSYYFNLKAYAKKYPDNPWTPGVNLIYMLRKAIKIIKEEGIENVWERHRILADATRAAVNAMGLELFSKRPGNVATAVKVPEGIDGNKLTKIMRDKYGVTIAGGQEHLKGKIFRISTLGYLSIFDTIVGISALEFTLNELGYKVEFGTGIKAAQEVLFKEVNK
- a CDS encoding hydroxyacid dehydrogenase, encoding MRIHVNDPLDKVAMERLKKSGHTVTDVHLEKDELIKEMSDIDVLVVRSATKVTADVIEAGKRLKIIARAGTGLDNVDVEKAKEKGIKVLNTPGANGISVAELAIGLMIACARHIAKGTLDLKSGEWTKKQLKGHELYKRTVGIIGFGNIGKEVAKRLLAFDMNVLAYDPFIKETDLNVKLVDLDTIFKESDFITIHVPKTPETTHLINKEAFELMKDGVIIVNAARGGVVDEEALYNALVSGKVYAAGLDVFEVEPPNDELRKKLLELPNIVATPHIGASTKEAQLRVGQIIVDKILNEIEKI
- the buk gene encoding butyrate kinase, with product MLILTINPGSTSTKVAIFADNKKLVQRTLRHDVDELEKFNDIMEQEEFRKKAILDFIESEGYKIEDFSAIACRGGILPPLESGTYVVDENMVDYLKNKTKVKHASNLAAVIGFSLSSGRIPVYITDPVSVDEMIDEARISGIPEIERLSLAHALNIKAVAREVASQLGKKYEELNMVIAHLGGGISVTAHEKGRMIDVNNANDEGPFSPERTGELPVGDVVKLCFSGKYSKNELKKLFVGKGGLVAYVGTNDVKKILEEGSDEERFFVDAMVYQIAKEIGGMCAVLKGKVDAIVITGGIANNPKIVEKIKSYVFKFAPVFSVPGEFEMEALAMGALRVLRGEEKAKTWGEKDEKIS